From Thermodesulforhabdus norvegica, the proteins below share one genomic window:
- a CDS encoding DUF6178 family protein translates to MGNQIIDFSEEKIKRLPAAEYAQVVMRLPAKRRMEAILDRADAVAVVRSMPLQDFYMTVMEVGPDDALPLLSLASTEQWIHIFDMECWNKDRIVPGEGIAWLDRLARAGYEPLVQWLYNVEFFFLISMIKQWIRVVIRPDDIDLTEALDYLPPHTIDDQYFWECRYPQYEDLIRHVLSILFETNYGYYKEIMEHAVYGLDAEMEEEAYRFHKGRLEDQAIPDYYDALTIYVPMEPSEVARTKMRYLAAEPVMSPPSFAVVKLEESEDLFSRALGRIENKAVLEYIQLELAALANKVIIADRVRFQDSELLRECLDKVRATLNLGLHILSRPGVNPSSAAQILMNVYLEHIFRVGLEPLKKLGRRARRLVEHGWIARCPLGMNILEPEWYEFVDLLCQPFPQLQRHVPGRAPFPDFFRRPSEVSEAQERLDTVLCMGIILDSIEVPWQELTENLWREGHYASIEDVTVSVLLFTAAAHSLVHEKPRFTARPIPVADWEKIFPLLHPDALIPHIRTWLSINVQGEQWQKHVNSYIQSIINAYLEEMGPFYRRGETPDPRWVKFFLFTQ, encoded by the coding sequence ATGGGAAATCAAATAATAGATTTCAGTGAAGAGAAAATTAAGAGGCTTCCTGCGGCAGAATACGCTCAGGTTGTTATGAGGCTTCCTGCAAAACGAAGGATGGAAGCCATTCTGGATCGAGCGGATGCTGTAGCCGTCGTTCGGTCTATGCCACTTCAGGACTTTTACATGACCGTTATGGAGGTGGGTCCCGACGATGCCCTGCCCTTGCTGAGCCTTGCCAGCACAGAACAATGGATTCACATATTCGACATGGAGTGCTGGAACAAAGACCGCATTGTGCCGGGGGAAGGCATAGCCTGGCTGGATCGGCTTGCGAGAGCCGGCTATGAGCCTCTGGTTCAATGGCTATACAACGTGGAGTTCTTTTTTCTAATATCCATGATCAAACAGTGGATAAGGGTTGTCATACGCCCGGATGACATAGACCTTACGGAAGCACTGGATTATCTGCCTCCGCACACGATTGACGATCAATATTTCTGGGAATGCAGGTATCCACAATATGAGGATTTAATCCGTCATGTGTTGAGCATTCTTTTTGAGACCAACTACGGGTATTATAAAGAAATCATGGAGCATGCCGTTTATGGTCTTGACGCCGAGATGGAGGAAGAGGCCTATCGGTTTCACAAGGGACGGCTGGAAGACCAGGCAATACCGGATTATTACGACGCCCTGACGATATATGTTCCCATGGAACCATCAGAAGTTGCAAGGACCAAGATGCGCTATCTTGCTGCCGAACCCGTAATGTCGCCTCCTTCCTTTGCCGTCGTTAAGCTTGAAGAATCGGAAGATTTGTTCTCCAGAGCCCTCGGCCGCATAGAGAATAAAGCCGTCCTGGAATACATTCAACTAGAGCTTGCTGCTCTTGCCAACAAAGTTATTATAGCCGATCGGGTCAGGTTTCAGGATAGTGAGCTCCTTCGAGAGTGCCTTGATAAGGTTCGGGCGACCTTAAATCTTGGGCTCCACATTTTGAGCCGTCCCGGTGTTAATCCTTCTTCAGCGGCGCAAATCCTCATGAACGTTTATCTGGAGCACATCTTTCGTGTCGGGTTGGAGCCTTTAAAGAAGCTCGGCAGGCGGGCCAGACGACTTGTGGAACACGGCTGGATAGCCAGGTGCCCTCTGGGCATGAATATTCTCGAACCCGAATGGTACGAGTTCGTAGATCTTTTATGTCAACCTTTTCCGCAGTTACAGCGCCATGTTCCGGGTAGAGCCCCCTTTCCTGATTTCTTCCGAAGGCCTTCGGAGGTCTCTGAAGCTCAAGAGCGTCTGGATACGGTCCTGTGCATGGGAATAATACTTGATTCCATCGAAGTTCCCTGGCAGGAGCTAACCGAGAACCTATGGCGGGAGGGTCATTATGCATCTATAGAAGACGTAACCGTAAGCGTATTGCTTTTCACAGCCGCAGCACATTCCCTTGTTCATGAAAAACCCAGGTTCACAGCCCGTCCTATTCCCGTCGCCGACTGGGAGAAGATATTTCCTCTCTTACACCCCGATGCCCTGATCCCTCACATACGGACGTGGCTCTCCATTAACGTACAGGGAGAACAGTGGCAAAAGCATGTAAATAGCTACATTCAAAGTATTATAAATGCCTATCTGGAAGAAATGGGGCCCTTCTACAGACGCGGCGAAACTCCCGACCCTCGATGGGTAAAATTCTTCCTTTTCACTCAATAA
- a CDS encoding phenylacetate--CoA ligase family protein, protein MSTDMAQIKAWNPEREFLTRDELINLQEERFLKTVARAWESPFYRKKFSELGLSPSDIKGLSDLSRLPFTTKDDLRSAYPYGFLTVSRDRLVRLHVSSGTTGRATAVFYTRRDIDSWAELMARCFCMTGAGPGDVFQNMSGYGLFTGGLGFHYGAEKVGILTIPSGAGNSKRQIQLMKDFGTTVIHVIPSYALRLMDVCQEMGVNPREDLNLRIGYLGAEPYSEEVRQRVQNFYGIRVYNSYGLSEMNGPGVAFECLYQSGLHLWEDAYLMEVIDPDTLEPVPDGTIGELVLTTLDREGMPLIRYRTRDLTRIIPGQCPCGRPHRRIDRIQGRSDDMFIIKGVNIFPIQVEQVLMAIPEVGSNYRIVLTREDNLDQMTVQVEVTDRVFIEDMRHLHKLREKIAKELKSELLVTPRVELVEPNGLPGGEGKAVRLIDLRGKSGEGGV, encoded by the coding sequence ATGAGTACTGATATGGCGCAGATAAAGGCCTGGAACCCCGAGAGGGAATTTTTGACCCGGGACGAACTCATAAACCTTCAGGAAGAGCGCTTCTTGAAAACCGTTGCAAGGGCCTGGGAATCTCCCTTTTACCGAAAAAAGTTTTCGGAGCTGGGCCTAAGCCCATCAGACATCAAAGGTCTTTCCGATCTATCCAGGCTCCCCTTCACAACCAAGGACGATCTTCGCTCCGCCTATCCTTACGGGTTTTTGACCGTATCAAGAGATCGTCTGGTTAGACTTCACGTTTCTTCCGGTACGACGGGCCGTGCAACCGCCGTTTTTTACACGCGTCGTGATATAGACTCGTGGGCAGAGCTCATGGCACGCTGTTTTTGCATGACAGGAGCCGGCCCCGGCGACGTGTTTCAAAACATGAGCGGCTACGGGCTCTTCACGGGAGGATTGGGCTTTCACTACGGCGCAGAAAAAGTGGGAATTCTTACGATACCCTCGGGTGCCGGCAACAGCAAACGCCAGATACAGCTTATGAAGGATTTTGGAACCACCGTAATCCATGTTATCCCGAGTTACGCACTTCGGTTAATGGATGTCTGCCAGGAAATGGGTGTGAATCCCAGGGAGGACCTCAACCTTCGCATAGGCTATCTGGGAGCAGAACCTTATTCAGAAGAGGTTCGCCAGCGGGTTCAGAACTTTTACGGCATCAGAGTGTATAACAGCTACGGTCTTTCGGAAATGAACGGCCCCGGAGTCGCCTTCGAGTGCCTTTATCAAAGCGGACTGCATCTCTGGGAAGACGCTTACCTCATGGAAGTCATAGACCCGGACACCCTTGAACCGGTTCCCGACGGCACGATAGGAGAACTGGTCCTGACAACTCTTGACCGTGAAGGAATGCCTCTTATCCGGTACCGCACGAGAGACCTCACCAGAATTATCCCGGGTCAGTGCCCCTGCGGGAGACCTCACAGACGAATAGACAGGATTCAGGGAAGATCTGACGACATGTTCATAATCAAGGGTGTAAACATCTTTCCGATACAGGTCGAGCAGGTCTTGATGGCCATACCGGAGGTTGGTTCCAATTATAGAATTGTTCTTACGAGAGAAGATAATCTCGATCAGATGACCGTACAGGTTGAAGTGACGGATAGAGTGTTTATAGAAGATATGCGACATCTTCATAAGTTGCGGGAGAAAATCGCGAAAGAGCTCAAGAGCGAGCTTTTGGTTACTCCCAGGGTTGAACTTGTTGAGCCCAACGGGCTTCCCGGGGGTGAGGGCAAGGCTGTCCGGTTAATCGACTTAAGAGGAAAAAGCGGAGAAGGCGGCGTCTAA
- the dnaB gene encoding replicative DNA helicase encodes MSGIIEELQKIPPHSREAEQSLLGGLLLDPSGIPAVLEILKGDEFYFESHRKIFRVITELFEANKPIDLVTVFERLRERNELEDIGGLEYLVALTERVPSAANAPVYARIVADRAVLRSLIQTSGKIISWCYSHPESVEEVLDKAEAAIFQISESRIQNSCSPIEEIVKHNLVRIEDYRTNRGIITGIPSHFIDLDRLTAGFQKSDLIIIAGRPGMGKTAFALNIARNVALESNIPVAFFSLEMSKEQVAMRLMCAEARVDSQRIRTGFLSQEECRRLMATGETFMKVPLFIDDQPAITPLELRAKARRLMAEHGLGLIIIDYLQLMRIHGRFERREQEISEISRSLKNLARELNIPVIALSQLNRKVEERHDKRPQLADLRESGAIEQDADVILCLYRDEVYNRDTKDKGIAEVLIRKQRNGPQGTVRLGFIDSYTRFENLAYERDYEY; translated from the coding sequence ATGAGTGGAATTATTGAGGAATTACAGAAGATTCCGCCTCACAGCAGAGAGGCAGAACAGTCATTGCTCGGGGGGCTTCTTCTCGACCCTTCGGGTATCCCGGCCGTTCTTGAAATTCTCAAAGGGGATGAGTTTTACTTCGAATCCCATCGCAAGATCTTCAGAGTGATAACGGAATTGTTTGAAGCAAACAAACCCATTGACCTCGTTACGGTTTTTGAGCGGCTCAGAGAGAGGAACGAATTAGAGGATATAGGCGGTCTTGAGTACTTAGTAGCCCTTACGGAAAGGGTGCCTTCGGCGGCGAATGCACCGGTTTATGCCAGAATTGTTGCCGACAGAGCGGTATTAAGGAGCCTTATACAGACCTCCGGAAAAATAATTTCCTGGTGTTACTCTCACCCGGAGAGTGTGGAAGAGGTTCTTGATAAGGCGGAGGCGGCAATATTTCAGATTTCCGAATCGCGGATACAGAATTCCTGTAGTCCGATTGAAGAAATCGTAAAGCATAACCTGGTTCGTATCGAAGACTATCGAACAAACAGGGGTATAATCACCGGTATTCCATCTCATTTTATAGATCTGGATCGACTCACCGCAGGCTTCCAGAAGTCCGATCTGATTATTATTGCCGGAAGACCCGGTATGGGTAAGACCGCCTTTGCTCTTAACATTGCCCGCAACGTGGCTCTGGAGAGCAACATCCCCGTGGCTTTCTTCTCGCTGGAAATGAGCAAAGAGCAGGTGGCTATGAGGCTCATGTGCGCAGAAGCCCGGGTTGATTCCCAGCGTATCCGGACCGGTTTTCTCAGTCAGGAAGAGTGCAGGAGGCTGATGGCCACGGGCGAAACCTTCATGAAGGTGCCTCTCTTCATAGACGATCAACCGGCAATAACCCCTCTGGAGCTCCGTGCCAAAGCCCGGCGTCTTATGGCAGAACACGGTCTCGGGCTGATAATCATAGACTATCTGCAGCTTATGAGGATTCACGGACGTTTTGAACGGAGAGAACAGGAAATTTCGGAAATTTCACGTTCTTTGAAAAACCTCGCCAGGGAGTTAAACATCCCGGTGATTGCCCTTTCTCAGCTCAACCGCAAGGTTGAAGAAAGGCACGACAAGCGACCTCAGCTTGCCGATCTCAGAGAATCCGGAGCCATAGAACAGGATGCCGACGTGATACTCTGCCTCTACCGCGACGAGGTTTACAACCGTGATACGAAGGATAAGGGAATTGCCGAAGTTCTTATAAGAAAACAGAGAAACGGACCTCAGGGAACCGTTAGACTGGGATTTATTGACTCTTACACGAGATTCGAAAACCTGGCTTATGAGAGAGACTATGAGTACTGA
- the rplI gene encoding 50S ribosomal protein L9, whose product MKAVEVILCEHVPSLGNIGEIVRVAPGYARNYLIPRGLALPATGKNIRELEHRKMLLAKKREEFRKQMLSVAEKLNNVTLTMVRKVAEGDKLYGSVSATDILEALEEQGFTGLAKKNILLDQPIKKVGEFKITIKVESDIKAQITVLVVPEGAETPTGDTTPVEETEE is encoded by the coding sequence ATGAAGGCAGTTGAGGTTATCCTATGTGAACATGTTCCGTCTCTCGGAAACATCGGCGAAATCGTTCGTGTCGCTCCGGGATACGCCCGTAACTATCTAATCCCCCGGGGCCTGGCATTACCCGCAACGGGGAAGAACATTCGTGAGCTTGAACACAGGAAGATGCTTCTTGCAAAAAAACGTGAAGAATTCAGAAAACAGATGCTCAGCGTTGCAGAGAAGCTCAACAACGTCACGCTTACGATGGTGAGAAAGGTAGCCGAGGGAGACAAGCTTTACGGGTCCGTAAGTGCCACCGACATACTCGAAGCTCTTGAAGAACAGGGATTTACGGGTCTGGCCAAGAAAAACATACTTCTAGACCAGCCCATCAAGAAGGTCGGTGAATTCAAGATCACTATTAAGGTAGAATCTGACATAAAAGCCCAGATCACCGTTCTTGTGGTGCCCGAAGGAGCCGAGACTCCCACCGGGGATACAACTCCGGTTGAAGAAACAGAGGAATAG
- a CDS encoding DUF2232 domain-containing protein: protein MFSYAPVTVQQVTIWIGLSLIFFGSAVWFPFVGLFLSFLTPIPSSLSVYTWGIPSGYVVPVGALICGGLLFGVLGFGQSLPYFALFLTLGALIGYFVRQGRSREFCVMAATAFVFAAGSLLFFLKHQGSDGSIFTRLEEKTFQYIMALLKDSGLEEAERPYIKEQIRQMVHMVVRLLPGASFGSLLISAVINIVGLERYSSQKGYPLPRWSKLALWKAPDWLVWPVIFSGFAALFAASLRAIAFNLIIVLGVIYLFHGMCILGFFAEKWKLSWWVKALAIFLIVTQQYLTLLVALTGFFDTWANFRKISKTGEETRDEGS from the coding sequence ATGTTTTCTTACGCACCTGTTACGGTTCAGCAGGTTACCATATGGATAGGTCTTTCGCTGATCTTCTTCGGCTCGGCCGTGTGGTTTCCCTTTGTGGGACTTTTTCTGAGCTTCCTCACTCCAATTCCGTCAAGCCTTTCCGTCTATACCTGGGGCATCCCCTCCGGTTATGTGGTTCCCGTTGGAGCCCTTATTTGTGGAGGGCTTCTTTTCGGAGTTCTCGGTTTTGGGCAATCGCTGCCCTACTTTGCCCTGTTCCTGACACTCGGTGCCCTTATAGGGTATTTCGTAAGACAGGGTAGAAGTCGTGAATTTTGCGTGATGGCCGCCACGGCCTTTGTTTTTGCAGCAGGATCTTTGCTGTTTTTCCTGAAGCACCAGGGATCGGACGGAAGCATCTTCACCCGGCTGGAGGAAAAAACCTTCCAATACATAATGGCCCTGCTGAAAGATTCCGGGCTTGAAGAGGCGGAAAGGCCTTACATAAAAGAGCAAATACGACAGATGGTTCACATGGTTGTGAGGCTGCTTCCGGGAGCGTCTTTTGGATCGCTTCTGATATCTGCCGTCATAAACATCGTCGGGCTTGAACGCTATTCTTCTCAAAAAGGTTATCCTCTGCCGCGGTGGAGCAAACTGGCGTTGTGGAAAGCACCGGACTGGCTTGTATGGCCGGTAATATTTTCGGGCTTTGCGGCCCTTTTTGCGGCTTCTCTCAGGGCCATTGCCTTCAACCTTATAATAGTGCTGGGTGTGATCTATCTGTTTCACGGTATGTGCATTCTCGGCTTTTTTGCCGAAAAATGGAAGCTTTCCTGGTGGGTCAAAGCACTCGCCATTTTTCTTATCGTAACCCAGCAGTATCTCACCCTACTGGTTGCTTTAACGGGCTTTTTCGACACGTGGGCAAATTTTCGTAAGATTTCAAAGACAGGAGAGGAGACCAGAGATGAAGGCAGTTGA
- the rpsR gene encoding 30S ribosomal protein S18 gives MAVTRQIVKKKRRFFRRKKVCRFCVDSSLKIDYKDPTVLQNFLTERAKIVPRRITGNCAKHQRQLTRAIKRARQMALLPYTTFHTI, from the coding sequence ATGGCCGTAACCAGACAGATAGTTAAGAAAAAGAGAAGGTTTTTCAGGCGCAAGAAGGTTTGTCGCTTCTGCGTGGATAGCTCTTTAAAGATAGACTACAAGGATCCAACGGTTCTCCAGAATTTCCTGACCGAGCGGGCTAAAATCGTTCCCAGGCGGATAACGGGTAACTGTGCCAAGCACCAGCGTCAATTAACTCGAGCAATCAAACGGGCTCGTCAGATGGCTCTGTTACCTTACACGACCTTCCATACCATATAA
- the rpsF gene encoding 30S ribosomal protein S6, whose product MFLRKYEVFFIVDPDLSDEETRDLETKLTDIVVREGGRVLNYASWGKRKLAYPVKKRDRGHYFLMEIAAGPELPTELERNMRIDERVLKFITVKLDDRFDPDKEQTDAAGEEKTEKSPVAESQESPEVTVESDESDQEQDEEKVE is encoded by the coding sequence ATGTTTCTGCGAAAGTACGAGGTTTTTTTCATCGTGGATCCCGATCTTTCGGACGAAGAGACCAGGGATCTGGAAACCAAGCTGACGGACATTGTGGTTCGCGAAGGTGGTCGGGTGCTTAACTACGCATCATGGGGCAAAAGAAAACTGGCCTACCCGGTAAAAAAACGGGATAGAGGCCATTACTTTCTCATGGAGATAGCCGCAGGGCCGGAGCTTCCTACAGAACTGGAAAGAAACATGCGTATTGACGAAAGGGTTCTTAAGTTTATAACCGTTAAGCTGGATGATCGATTTGACCCGGATAAGGAACAAACGGATGCAGCAGGCGAAGAAAAAACGGAGAAGTCGCCCGTTGCTGAAAGTCAGGAATCTCCTGAAGTGACGGTTGAATCTGACGAATCAGACCAGGAACAGGACGAAGAAAAGGTTGAATGA
- the prxU gene encoding thioredoxin-dependent peroxiredoxin (Most members of this family contain a selenocysteine.), with protein sequence MSIRPGLKAPDFELDGFYNGKIQKISLSDYKGKWVLLVFYPADFTFVCPTELVTIARRYKELRELDVEVLAISIDTPFVHKVWQEVELSKMIEGGVPYPLLSDLAGKVGKLYGVYDEDEGLNLRGTFLIDPDGVIQFSDIVNAPVGRNVEELIRRIKAFQHVRQSGGQEVCPAQWEPGKNTLKPGADLAGKVFEVWNNG encoded by the coding sequence ATGAGCATCAGACCTGGACTCAAGGCACCAGACTTCGAACTGGACGGATTTTACAACGGTAAGATCCAAAAAATTAGCCTGTCAGACTACAAAGGCAAATGGGTACTCCTGGTATTCTACCCCGCCGACTTTACTTTCGTATGCCCCACAGAACTTGTCACCATAGCCAGAAGATATAAGGAACTCAGAGAACTGGACGTGGAAGTTCTGGCAATAAGCATAGACACACCCTTCGTCCACAAAGTATGGCAAGAAGTGGAACTTTCAAAAATGATTGAAGGAGGAGTGCCTTATCCCTTACTTTCAGACCTTGCCGGAAAGGTGGGAAAACTGTATGGTGTATACGACGAAGATGAAGGCCTGAACTTGAGAGGCACTTTCCTCATTGATCCGGACGGCGTTATTCAATTCTCAGATATCGTTAATGCTCCTGTTGGTCGCAATGTAGAGGAGTTGATTCGCCGGATAAAAGCCTTTCAGCATGTTCGACAAAGCGGGGGACAGGAAGTGTGCCCTGCTCAATGGGAACCGGGAAAAAACACCCTTAAGCCCGGAGCAGATCTTGCAGGTAAGGTCTTTGAAGTGTGGAATAACGGTTAA
- a CDS encoding rubrerythrin family protein has translation MSRTEKNLKEAFAGESQATRKYLAFAEKALEEGYPGVARLFRAAAAAEMIHSLKHLKVLKGIKSTKENLQEAISGETHEFTSMYPQMIKEAQEEGEKQAEISFKYANEVEKVHAELYKKALENLEQFPEKDYYVCKICGYTAEDEAPDKCPICGAAKKQFFKVDENFGSLF, from the coding sequence ATGTCCAGGACGGAAAAGAACCTGAAAGAGGCATTTGCAGGAGAGTCCCAGGCCACGAGGAAATACCTTGCCTTTGCGGAAAAGGCTCTTGAAGAAGGATACCCGGGTGTGGCCAGGCTTTTTCGAGCCGCTGCTGCCGCCGAGATGATCCATTCTCTAAAACACCTCAAGGTACTCAAAGGAATAAAATCCACGAAGGAAAATCTGCAGGAAGCCATAAGCGGAGAAACCCACGAATTTACATCCATGTATCCGCAGATGATTAAGGAAGCTCAGGAAGAAGGCGAAAAGCAGGCGGAAATCAGTTTTAAGTATGCCAACGAAGTTGAAAAGGTGCATGCCGAGCTTTATAAAAAGGCTCTTGAAAACCTTGAGCAGTTTCCCGAAAAGGATTATTACGTGTGCAAAATCTGCGGATACACTGCAGAGGACGAAGCCCCGGACAAATGCCCCATATGCGGAGCTGCAAAAAAGCAGTTCTTCAAGGTTGATGAAAACTTCGGAAGCCTGTTCTAG
- a CDS encoding FmdB family zinc ribbon protein: MPIYEFRCCSCDARFELLVLSQADAENVTCPSCGASNCERLVSRCFSLGMTGSSISGCGSQGFS; this comes from the coding sequence ATGCCCATTTACGAGTTCCGCTGTTGTTCCTGTGATGCCAGGTTCGAATTGCTTGTTCTTTCACAGGCAGATGCCGAAAATGTGACCTGTCCTTCCTGTGGTGCTTCGAATTGTGAAAGGTTGGTTTCCAGGTGCTTTTCACTTGGGATGACCGGCAGTTCGATTTCGGGCTGTGGGTCTCAGGGTTTTAGCTGA
- a CDS encoding D-alanyl-D-alanine carboxypeptidase family protein, which yields MTRIVPISPLKPLIMTLIIFLTAARPLLAQGPSVESRSAVLIEPETGSIIYESNPDEKLPPASLTKIMTLYILFEAIERGDVKPDDLVFVSKNAWKTGGSRMFLEVGSRVPVRELIKGIAVASGNDACVAIAEHIAGSVEAFVNIMNQKAQKMGLHSTHFVNPHGLDDPEQYTTARDIARLASIYIRTFPQALEYHSMVEYTYNGITQYNRNRLLRRYPNVDGLKTGYVSRGGYHLVATAKRDGLRLIAVVMGAPKPVVRERDCAELLSFGFRSYTLIDPTQKIRPISVKVWKGVVDETQIIPEPAERILIRKIDADRVETRLNVPEEITAPVRAGEVVGSATFYLDGKQLSSVNLITKTAIAKAPWYTSILQSIKRKVGLFPREISVSAVAKAGAVIGGILLLAGFIRYRTMKRKKKLYSSRIRYF from the coding sequence ATGACGAGAATCGTGCCCATCTCGCCCTTAAAGCCTTTGATCATGACCCTTATCATTTTCCTCACGGCAGCGAGACCCCTTCTTGCACAGGGCCCATCCGTGGAATCGAGATCGGCAGTTCTCATAGAACCGGAAACGGGTTCGATCATCTACGAAAGCAATCCAGACGAAAAACTCCCGCCTGCATCCCTTACGAAAATAATGACCCTTTACATCCTTTTTGAAGCCATTGAGCGTGGAGATGTAAAGCCGGACGATCTCGTTTTCGTCAGCAAGAATGCGTGGAAAACCGGTGGATCCAGGATGTTTCTTGAGGTCGGGTCCAGAGTTCCGGTCAGAGAACTGATAAAGGGCATAGCTGTGGCTTCCGGAAACGATGCGTGTGTTGCAATAGCAGAGCACATTGCCGGAAGCGTGGAAGCCTTCGTAAACATCATGAATCAGAAAGCGCAGAAAATGGGGCTTCACTCCACGCACTTTGTCAACCCTCACGGACTTGACGATCCGGAACAGTACACCACGGCCAGAGACATAGCCAGACTTGCGTCAATATACATTCGCACATTTCCACAGGCGCTGGAATACCATTCGATGGTCGAATACACATACAACGGCATAACGCAATACAACAGAAACAGGCTTCTAAGGCGTTACCCTAATGTAGATGGTCTAAAGACCGGCTACGTCTCCAGAGGCGGCTATCATCTGGTTGCAACAGCCAAAAGAGACGGCCTGAGATTAATTGCCGTGGTTATGGGGGCACCAAAACCCGTCGTCCGTGAACGGGACTGCGCAGAGCTACTTTCCTTCGGATTTCGAAGCTATACCTTAATAGACCCGACCCAGAAGATAAGGCCTATTTCGGTAAAGGTCTGGAAAGGCGTTGTTGATGAGACTCAAATCATCCCGGAACCTGCGGAAAGGATACTCATAAGAAAAATCGACGCCGACAGGGTTGAAACCAGGCTGAATGTTCCCGAGGAAATAACAGCACCTGTGAGGGCTGGTGAGGTTGTCGGTTCGGCTACCTTTTACCTCGACGGAAAACAACTGAGCTCGGTCAACCTCATAACAAAAACGGCAATTGCAAAAGCCCCCTGGTACACATCCATACTTCAGAGCATAAAAAGAAAAGTGGGTCTTTTCCCCCGGGAAATATCCGTGTCCGCCGTTGCAAAAGCAGGTGCTGTGATTGGTGGAATACTCCTGCTTGCCGGCTTCATCCGTTACCGGACAATGAAGCGTAAAAAAAAGCTGTATTCTTCTCGAATACGCTATTTTTAA
- a CDS encoding sugar phosphate isomerase/epimerase family protein: MSKPETGISTSWLGDSPRGAEEIIRHIEALGEVDGVEINYRITGETFNKLIRALKSLGLKIFSLHNFTPIPSDIPFHRASGDLYNLASRDPFEREAAVKNTARTIELAHELEGPAVVLHCGRVDMEAEWDRIRKWMKEGKLESEEVASFVKQKLNERNGLADSHLDGLLLSLDELANLADRYSVTLGIENRYSFHEMPQEKELLIIFEKLRGAPLAYWHDTGHFHVNRVLKILNEEIWLNQIFPNTAGCHVHDVIGVDDHLPIGEGESDFQDIRAITKSRPDIPLILELKAGLEDGRVKESLERLKEMINRWKEQENQGE; encoded by the coding sequence ATGAGCAAACCGGAAACGGGAATATCTACTTCATGGCTTGGCGACAGCCCCAGAGGTGCGGAGGAGATTATCCGGCATATCGAAGCGCTGGGAGAAGTCGACGGTGTAGAAATTAATTATCGCATCACCGGTGAAACCTTTAATAAGCTGATAAGGGCTTTGAAATCACTGGGGTTGAAAATTTTCAGCCTCCACAACTTTACACCCATCCCATCAGACATCCCCTTCCACAGAGCCAGTGGGGACCTTTATAATCTTGCAAGTCGGGATCCCTTCGAACGAGAAGCGGCCGTAAAAAATACGGCAAGAACGATAGAACTGGCTCATGAACTCGAAGGCCCCGCTGTCGTGCTGCACTGCGGCAGGGTTGACATGGAAGCCGAATGGGACAGGATTCGCAAGTGGATGAAGGAGGGAAAGCTGGAAAGCGAGGAGGTAGCATCTTTCGTAAAACAAAAGCTTAATGAAAGAAACGGTCTGGCGGATTCCCATCTGGATGGTTTGCTCCTGAGCCTGGATGAGCTTGCAAATCTGGCCGATAGATATTCGGTGACTCTCGGTATAGAAAACCGCTACTCCTTCCATGAAATGCCCCAGGAGAAGGAATTGCTGATTATCTTTGAGAAGCTCCGGGGAGCACCCCTCGCTTACTGGCATGATACGGGCCATTTCCATGTAAACAGGGTGCTGAAAATCCTTAACGAGGAAATCTGGCTCAACCAAATTTTTCCGAACACCGCCGGCTGCCATGTTCATGATGTCATAGGCGTAGATGATCATCTGCCAATTGGAGAAGGAGAGTCTGATTTCCAGGACATCAGAGCAATTACGAAATCCAGACCGGACATTCCTCTAATCCTGGAGCTTAAGGCGGGTCTGGAAGACGGAAGAGTAAAAGAAAGCCTGGAAAGGCTTAAAGAAATGATAAACCGGTGGAAGGAGCAGGAAAATCAAGGAGAATAG